From a region of the Bacteroidales bacterium genome:
- a CDS encoding GlmU family protein, whose translation MNLIFLDTELWDELLPITFTRPVAEIRIGILKNSEKWQQYLNASISYATKEHLHKKYPITIDNDNIIINGALLPSDNLLSFIKNIPLGKQYYFNGIFVVARLNHDDTLAFLNSKTSFSIENIDFEPNLITHFCHIFKKNDSEIINDFKLITQNRISQTLSKTNVLIGDIHSVFIEEGAKVEAATINTSEGPVYIGKEAEIMEGCLIRGPFALCEHATLKMGAKIYGATTIGPYSKVGGEVNNSVILGYSNKAHDGFLGNSVIGEWCNLGADTNNSNLKNNYAIVKMWNYPQQKFISTGLQFAGLIMGDHSKCGINTMFNTGTVVGVACNLFGDGFHRSFVPSFSWGGAQGYTHYQFDKAIETAKLVFERRNKEFNAIEKEILQWIYKKTEQFRNY comes from the coding sequence ATGAATCTTATTTTTCTTGATACAGAACTTTGGGATGAACTTTTACCCATTACATTTACAAGACCAGTTGCTGAAATAAGAATAGGTATTTTAAAAAATTCTGAAAAATGGCAGCAATATCTCAATGCGTCCATTTCTTATGCTACTAAAGAGCACCTTCATAAAAAATATCCCATAACAATTGACAACGATAATATAATTATTAACGGTGCACTTTTACCGAGTGATAACCTATTATCTTTTATAAAAAATATACCGTTAGGTAAGCAATATTATTTTAACGGTATCTTTGTTGTAGCTCGATTGAATCACGATGATACACTTGCTTTTTTAAATAGCAAAACCAGCTTTAGCATAGAAAATATTGATTTTGAGCCCAATTTAATTACTCATTTTTGCCACATATTTAAGAAAAATGATTCAGAAATTATTAACGATTTTAAGCTTATTACACAAAATCGAATAAGTCAAACTTTATCCAAAACAAATGTTTTGATTGGCGATATTCATTCGGTTTTTATTGAAGAAGGTGCTAAAGTTGAAGCGGCTACTATAAACACCTCCGAGGGACCTGTATATATTGGCAAAGAGGCAGAAATTATGGAGGGGTGTCTTATTCGAGGTCCTTTCGCTTTATGCGAACATGCCACATTAAAAATGGGAGCAAAAATTTATGGTGCCACGACTATTGGTCCTTATTCAAAAGTGGGAGGCGAAGTCAATAACAGTGTTATATTGGGTTATAGCAATAAGGCGCACGATGGTTTTCTAGGTAATAGCGTTATAGGTGAATGGTGTAATTTAGGCGCTGACACAAACAATAGCAATTTGAAAAACAATTATGCTATAGTTAAAATGTGGAACTATCCTCAACAAAAATTTATTTCAACGGGTCTTCAATTTGCAGGCCTTATTATGGGCGATCATTCTAAATGTGGTATCAATACAATGTTTAACACAGGAACAGTTGTAGGGGTTGCTTGTAACCTTTTTGGCGATGGCTTTCATCGCTCGTTTGTCCCTTCATTCTCATGGGGCGGAGCACAAGGATATACACATTATCAGTTTGATAAAGCAATAGAAACAGCAAAATTGGTATTTGAACGCAGAAATAAAGAGTTTAATGCCATTGAAAAAGAAATATTGCAATGGATCTACAAAAAAACCGAACAATTTAGAAACTATTAA
- a CDS encoding XdhC family protein: protein MLNIFEEVVAAQKENKKAVLCIVINKVGSGPQIPGSKMIVYEDGSIKGTIGGGNIELTVIEKAKELMRQSVAQKLTFDLEDDLSMACGGSMEVYIETINPLPDLFIFGAGHVGKAVAQFAYKVGFNIHLIDPRENIFSDDEKNLYHCIQEDYLKAIDSLNIHKDSYNIVVTPQHAFDEALIAVLGKKEYKYLGMIGSTKKVALLKQRFLSENILSSEQLEKIDMPIGIKIAAQTPEEIAISILAKLIDVKNQH from the coding sequence ATGTTGAATATTTTTGAAGAAGTTGTTGCCGCACAAAAAGAAAATAAAAAAGCCGTTCTTTGCATTGTAATAAATAAGGTAGGCTCGGGTCCTCAAATACCTGGATCTAAAATGATCGTTTACGAAGATGGTAGCATAAAAGGCACTATTGGCGGTGGAAATATAGAACTGACCGTGATAGAAAAAGCCAAAGAACTCATGCGTCAATCGGTAGCTCAAAAATTAACTTTTGATTTAGAAGACGACTTATCAATGGCATGTGGTGGCTCTATGGAAGTCTATATCGAAACCATCAACCCTCTTCCCGATTTGTTTATTTTTGGTGCCGGGCATGTTGGAAAAGCGGTTGCACAATTTGCTTATAAGGTTGGCTTTAACATTCACCTTATAGACCCCCGCGAAAACATTTTTAGCGATGATGAGAAAAACCTATATCATTGCATACAAGAAGACTATTTAAAAGCCATCGATTCATTAAACATTCATAAAGATAGCTATAACATTGTTGTAACTCCACAACATGCATTCGACGAAGCATTAATTGCCGTACTTGGCAAAAAAGAATACAAGTACCTCGGCATGATTGGAAGTACCAAAAAAGTAGCTTTATTAAAACAGCGATTCTTATCTGAAAATATTTTATCTTCAGAACAATTAGAAAAAATTGATATGCCCATTGGTATTAAAATAGCTGCCCAAACGCCCGAAGAAATTGCTATTAGCATTCTTGCAAAGCTTATAGACGTTAAAAATCAACATTAG
- the xdhA gene encoding xanthine dehydrogenase small subunit, with the protein MQNKIAFILDQELQEIDFSVSNDIKPTTTVLNYLRKLPHHKGVKEGCAEGDCGACTVVVAELDNKQHIRYKTINSCLVFLPQIHGKWLITVENLAQDTSLHPVQSSLVETHGSQCGYCTPGIVMSSFSVYKNHPTPSRQVIEDALAGNLCRCTGYQPIIEAIEKACKQQGMDQFNELEKQMLPLLLSINKNETIEIKTPQQIYLKAFTLNEAMQIRQQHPDALVISGSTDIALRQTKKKELLSKIIDVSQVKELHFFVETEHEYRIGAALTLEQLKIYSCHKLDALHDMLSVFGSLQIRNSASIGGNIGSASPIGDTLPVLFAYKAKVKLSSLTGERIMLLEDFIIGYRKTQLRADELICEIIIPKDEQAIVKSYKVSKRHDLDISIVSGGFSITLEQNKVTSIILAFGGMAAYTQRAKEVEDFLIHKEWNEDNIIQAQALLYKAFTPISDARSGDEYRRLVAKNLLMKFFIETTKS; encoded by the coding sequence ATGCAGAACAAAATTGCATTCATATTAGATCAAGAATTACAAGAAATAGATTTTTCGGTATCGAATGATATAAAGCCTACAACCACGGTTTTAAACTATTTACGAAAATTGCCTCACCATAAGGGGGTTAAAGAAGGCTGTGCCGAAGGTGATTGTGGTGCTTGCACCGTAGTAGTTGCTGAACTCGATAACAAGCAACATATTCGTTACAAAACCATTAACTCGTGTCTTGTTTTTTTACCGCAAATACATGGTAAATGGCTTATTACAGTCGAAAATTTAGCTCAAGACACATCGTTGCATCCGGTACAAAGCTCATTAGTTGAAACTCACGGCAGCCAATGTGGCTATTGCACGCCCGGCATTGTAATGTCATCGTTTAGTGTGTATAAAAATCACCCCACACCCAGCCGTCAGGTAATAGAAGATGCTTTAGCCGGAAATTTATGCCGTTGTACCGGTTATCAACCCATTATCGAAGCCATCGAAAAAGCATGCAAACAACAAGGTATGGATCAATTCAACGAACTCGAAAAACAGATGTTGCCCTTATTGCTCTCTATCAATAAAAACGAAACCATCGAGATAAAAACCCCTCAACAAATCTACTTAAAAGCCTTTACACTAAACGAAGCGATGCAAATACGCCAGCAACATCCCGATGCACTTGTTATTTCCGGCTCAACGGATATTGCTTTAAGACAAACCAAAAAGAAAGAGTTATTATCAAAAATCATCGATGTTTCGCAAGTTAAAGAACTTCATTTCTTCGTTGAAACAGAACACGAATATCGTATTGGTGCAGCATTAACGTTGGAACAACTTAAAATCTATTCTTGTCATAAGTTAGACGCCCTACACGACATGTTGTCGGTGTTTGGCTCTTTGCAAATCCGCAACTCGGCAAGCATTGGAGGCAACATCGGTTCTGCTTCACCCATTGGCGACACCCTTCCTGTGTTGTTTGCCTATAAGGCAAAGGTCAAACTATCATCATTGACAGGAGAACGCATCATGCTGCTCGAAGATTTTATTATCGGCTACCGCAAAACTCAGTTAAGAGCCGACGAGCTAATTTGCGAGATTATTATTCCTAAAGATGAACAAGCAATCGTAAAGTCCTACAAAGTTTCGAAGCGACACGACCTCGACATTTCAATCGTAAGTGGCGGATTCAGTATAACATTAGAACAAAACAAAGTAACCTCTATCATTTTAGCATTTGGTGGCATGGCAGCCTACACCCAGCGTGCCAAGGAAGTCGAAGACTTTTTGATCCATAAAGAATGGAACGAAGATAATATTATACAAGCCCAAGCCCTTTTGTATAAAGCATTCACGCCTATTTCCGATGCTCGTTCGGGCGATGAATACCGCCGTTTGGTTGCAAAAAATTTACTTATGAAGTTTTTTATTGAAACGACTAAATCATAG
- the xdhB gene encoding xanthine dehydrogenase molybdopterin binding subunit — protein sequence MSENIHHDSSIKHVTGKSIYINDIEQSRMLLGKVVYSPHAHAKIKKLDISKALEVKGVHAILTANDIPGENQMGPVVHDEPCLAKDEVNFIGQAVVLIAAETEEQLHEAEHDIVIEYEPLPAIVDLETAIKQNTLIAAPRLIKRGNPDEILGNAPHILSGRLRTNGQEHWYLETQSALAIPREDNEILIYASSQNPSETQAIVAEVLGIPKNEVEVEVKRMGGAFGGKETQANHVAAWAALLANKCKQPVKIHLFRDDDQIMTGKRHRFISNYSIAFDDNGKILAYKVELNADAGAATDLTMAILERAMLHADNAYYLPHVEIVGKAYKTNLPSNTAFRGFGGPQGMAVIENAIDRIARYLKKDPLEIRKINFYDEEYRNITPYNQEIKLNRLPVLLEKIIASSEYERRRVEINRFNLEHRFQKRGIALTPVKFGISFTTSFLNQAGALVNIYTDGSVLVNHGGTEMGQGLNSKIQQIAALELGVSREKVKVNATNTSKVPNTSATAASSGSDLNGMAVKNAMDKLKKRLTPIAVELICQTYQTNDIKEVNIVFENDLVYDKYYPELTIPFTKLVQTSYLKQISLSATGFYKTPGIYFDREKGTGQPFYYFAYGMAVSEVEIDVLTGKYTLIRTDIVHDVGNSILKGIDIGQVQGGFIQGVGWVTTEELKWNEKGYLLTHSPDTYKIPTVHDIPKIFNVALLENAPNVGTIRQSKAVGEPPFMLAFSVWLAIKDAISAIGNNQKEPEISLPMTTEQILLSIEKIKGTS from the coding sequence ATGTCAGAAAATATTCATCACGATAGCTCCATAAAACATGTTACCGGTAAGTCTATTTACATTAACGATATTGAACAAAGTCGAATGTTGTTAGGTAAAGTAGTATATAGCCCTCATGCTCATGCCAAAATTAAAAAGCTTGATATATCTAAAGCTCTCGAAGTTAAAGGTGTTCATGCTATACTCACAGCAAACGATATTCCGGGTGAAAACCAAATGGGTCCTGTAGTTCACGATGAGCCTTGCTTAGCCAAAGATGAAGTTAATTTTATAGGGCAAGCCGTGGTTCTTATTGCTGCCGAAACCGAAGAACAACTCCATGAAGCAGAGCATGATATTGTTATCGAATATGAACCTCTTCCGGCGATTGTCGATTTAGAAACCGCTATTAAACAAAATACATTAATTGCTGCACCACGTCTGATTAAACGCGGAAATCCTGACGAGATTTTGGGCAATGCTCCCCATATTTTATCGGGCCGTTTGCGAACCAATGGACAAGAGCACTGGTATCTCGAAACACAATCGGCATTAGCCATACCTCGCGAAGATAATGAAATATTGATTTATGCTTCATCTCAAAACCCCAGCGAAACACAAGCCATTGTTGCCGAAGTGTTGGGTATTCCCAAAAACGAAGTCGAAGTTGAGGTAAAACGCATGGGAGGTGCTTTTGGCGGAAAAGAAACCCAAGCCAATCATGTAGCGGCATGGGCTGCATTACTTGCTAATAAATGTAAACAACCGGTTAAAATTCATCTTTTCCGCGACGATGACCAAATTATGACCGGTAAACGACATCGATTTATTTCTAATTATAGCATTGCTTTCGACGATAACGGTAAAATTCTTGCCTATAAAGTAGAATTAAATGCCGATGCAGGAGCTGCCACCGATTTAACCATGGCTATTCTCGAGCGAGCCATGCTCCATGCTGATAATGCTTATTATTTACCTCATGTCGAAATTGTTGGCAAAGCATACAAAACAAATCTACCATCCAATACGGCATTCCGGGGTTTTGGCGGACCTCAAGGCATGGCTGTCATTGAAAATGCTATTGACCGAATAGCTCGTTATCTAAAAAAAGACCCACTCGAAATAAGAAAAATAAATTTTTACGACGAAGAATATCGAAATATCACGCCTTACAACCAGGAAATAAAACTCAACCGCTTACCTGTACTGCTCGAAAAAATTATAGCTTCTTCTGAATATGAACGCCGACGAGTAGAAATAAATCGGTTCAATTTAGAACATCGTTTTCAAAAACGAGGCATTGCTCTTACGCCTGTTAAATTTGGCATCTCGTTTACCACCTCATTTCTCAATCAAGCCGGTGCTTTGGTTAATATCTATACAGATGGAAGTGTATTAGTAAATCATGGTGGTACCGAAATGGGGCAAGGTCTAAACAGCAAAATTCAACAGATTGCTGCTCTTGAACTTGGTGTAAGTAGAGAAAAAGTAAAAGTAAACGCTACCAACACATCTAAAGTCCCCAACACATCGGCAACAGCAGCCTCATCGGGCAGCGATTTGAATGGCATGGCAGTAAAAAATGCTATGGACAAACTCAAAAAACGTCTTACTCCTATTGCCGTTGAATTAATTTGCCAAACTTATCAAACCAATGACATAAAAGAAGTAAACATTGTATTCGAAAACGACCTTGTTTACGACAAATACTATCCCGAGCTTACCATCCCATTTACAAAGTTGGTACAAACATCGTATTTAAAACAAATTAGTCTTAGTGCCACGGGTTTTTACAAAACACCCGGTATTTATTTCGACCGCGAAAAAGGCACTGGACAACCTTTTTATTATTTTGCTTATGGCATGGCTGTTTCTGAGGTAGAAATCGATGTTCTTACCGGAAAATATACCCTCATAAGAACCGACATTGTGCACGATGTAGGTAATTCTATACTCAAAGGCATTGACATTGGTCAAGTGCAAGGAGGTTTTATTCAAGGTGTGGGCTGGGTTACCACCGAAGAATTGAAATGGAACGAAAAAGGTTATTTATTAACTCACTCCCCTGATACATACAAAATTCCAACAGTACACGATATTCCAAAAATATTTAATGTAGCCTTGCTCGAAAACGCTCCTAACGTGGGCACTATTCGCCAGAGTAAAGCCGTTGGCGAACCTCCTTTTATGCTTGCCTTTTCGGTTTGGTTAGCCATTAAAGATGCTATTTCAGCGATTGGCAACAATCAAAAAGAGCCTGAAATAAGCCTTCCCATGACGACTGAACAAATATTGCTATCCATCGAAAAGATTAAGGGAACCTCATAG
- the hisF gene encoding imidazole glycerol phosphate synthase subunit HisF: MYRPRIIPVLLLKNKHLIKTRKFKEDRYIGDPINAIRIFNESFADELIVLDIYATRENRCISSELVRLLNDETNMPFGVGGGIKNCHQIMELIQAGAEKVIIGSEAYFNPKFINEAANRFGSSTIMVCIDVKNDFWGKPKVYVNNGKHATGKTPLEFAKYMEQMGAGELIIQSIERDGEMNGYDVALLEKITSSIQIPVVALGGAGTIEHFTELYSRVQVNGLAAGSFFIYNDKNRGVLINYPGKKICEQLSLITK; encoded by the coding sequence ATGTATCGTCCTCGCATTATACCGGTATTATTGCTAAAAAATAAGCATTTAATTAAAACACGAAAATTTAAAGAAGACCGATATATAGGCGATCCCATCAATGCTATTCGTATTTTCAATGAATCGTTTGCTGACGAATTAATTGTTTTAGATATTTATGCAACACGCGAAAATCGATGTATATCATCCGAACTGGTTCGTTTGCTCAACGATGAAACCAATATGCCTTTTGGCGTTGGTGGAGGTATCAAAAATTGCCATCAAATAATGGAGCTTATTCAAGCGGGAGCCGAAAAGGTAATTATTGGAAGCGAAGCATATTTCAATCCCAAATTTATTAACGAAGCTGCCAATCGATTTGGTTCATCGACCATCATGGTATGTATCGATGTAAAAAATGATTTTTGGGGCAAGCCAAAAGTTTATGTTAATAACGGAAAACATGCAACGGGCAAAACACCCTTAGAATTTGCTAAATATATGGAACAAATGGGGGCTGGCGAATTAATTATTCAGTCTATTGAGCGTGATGGCGAAATGAACGGATACGATGTAGCATTGCTCGAAAAAATTACATCATCCATTCAGATTCCTGTGGTTGCACTGGGAGGAGCTGGAACTATAGAACATTTTACAGAATTATATAGTCGTGTGCAAGTAAATGGATTAGCTGCTGGAAGTTTTTTTATTTACAACGATAAAAATCGTGGTGTTTTAATTAATTATCCTGGTAAAAAAATCTGTGAACAGTTAAGTCTTATTACAAAATAA
- the hisH gene encoding imidazole glycerol phosphate synthase subunit HisH, whose amino-acid sequence MSSAKIVVIDYKMGNLNSIVKMLTKLHAEVVVTNMPDDILHASKIILPGVGHFGLAVYQLRQMNLWGNINKAVLEQGIPILGICLGMQLMARFSEEGNAEGFGWFNATVKRFDNMHGLKVPHMGWNTIELIGNSKIMTSELNQKEFYFAHSYHWQTTESNDVKAITQYGYSYASAVEKDHILGVQFHPEKSHEWGKLIFSNFLQL is encoded by the coding sequence ATGAGTTCAGCTAAAATCGTTGTGATCGATTATAAAATGGGCAATTTAAACTCCATTGTCAAAATGCTTACTAAGCTTCATGCCGAAGTAGTGGTAACGAACATGCCCGACGATATACTCCATGCCTCAAAAATCATATTACCTGGTGTGGGACATTTTGGCTTAGCTGTTTACCAATTGCGACAAATGAATTTGTGGGGCAATATAAACAAAGCTGTGTTAGAACAAGGCATTCCTATTTTAGGTATTTGTTTAGGTATGCAACTCATGGCACGTTTTAGCGAAGAAGGAAATGCAGAAGGGTTTGGTTGGTTCAATGCTACTGTTAAGCGTTTCGATAATATGCATGGATTAAAAGTTCCACATATGGGATGGAATACTATTGAATTAATAGGTAACAGTAAAATAATGACCAGCGAACTAAATCAAAAGGAATTTTATTTTGCTCATTCGTACCATTGGCAAACAACAGAATCTAACGATGTTAAAGCGATAACACAATATGGTTATTCTTATGCATCAGCTGTAGAAAAAGACCATATTTTGGGTGTGCAATTTCATCCCGAGAAAAGCCATGAGTGGGGTAAGCTTATTTTCTCTAATTTTTTACAATTGTAA
- a CDS encoding N-acetyl sugar amidotransferase → MKKLLILAYDFPPYVSVGGLRPYAWYKYLHEYNVEPVVITRQWANKHGNHLDYIEASESAETIVLKSDLGTLICTPYKPNLANRLMLKFGEKRLSFIRKSISAFYEFAQWIWNIGPKSGLYRAAREYLKNNRVDAIIATGDPFILFKYASNLSKEFNIPWIADYRDPWSQNKKNNSNLFKKWNQYFEKKYLKNVSLIITVSDFVKYQISTLITNKSFAIIPNGYDPEAVAKVSSIKQRTEYFSIGFVGTIYPWHPILPFLKVVSAFISEHSQARIKLNFYGINIADQLKDWINNQNPNLVPCVTLFPKIQNEQLLPILAKDNVMLLFNDYSIIGTKIFDYIGIRRSILLCFSYDSEAQKLKEEYYNLEEVEGLSHFMQEDLIKETNAGYIVENTSHLKVLLTQLYDEFIKTGEIKCNTKNIELYSRKKQTEKLAEIVWNLTLTKNEVLNRSEDNRKVSNLHLSYRQCTRCVMDTSDPEITFDEHGYCNHCTTFLNETIHKINTSNDLTKLEHIIKKIKEKGKNKKYDCVLGISGGVDSCYTAYLLKKYGVRVLAVHMDNGWDSEISVKNIKDLLDKLEMDYESYVLDWNEFRDLQLAFLKASIPEIETPTDIAILAILHKVAAKHGVKYIVSGGNYVSEGILPRIWHYNAKDIKYLKYIHRQFGKGKLKRFPLFGFWHESYYKFVRQIKIIYLLNYINYNKDEARKILENEFGWRHYGGKHYESRITAWVQSYLLPVKFNIDYRKATFSSLICMNLMTREEALELLKQPTFKIDEVENLNEYICKKFEIKREELDEIIKAQPRWYYQYPNNYKILNYWYKLYRKLFVK, encoded by the coding sequence ATGAAAAAACTACTCATATTAGCATACGATTTTCCGCCTTATGTTTCGGTTGGGGGATTACGACCTTATGCTTGGTATAAATATTTACACGAATATAATGTAGAACCGGTGGTTATTACTCGTCAGTGGGCAAATAAACATGGCAATCATTTAGATTATATTGAGGCAAGCGAATCGGCAGAAACCATTGTTTTAAAGTCAGATTTAGGTACTCTTATTTGCACGCCTTATAAACCTAATTTAGCCAATCGCTTAATGCTTAAATTTGGTGAAAAACGGTTAAGTTTTATTCGGAAATCAATATCCGCTTTTTATGAATTTGCTCAATGGATATGGAATATCGGTCCTAAATCGGGCTTATATCGTGCTGCACGTGAATATTTAAAAAATAATCGAGTAGATGCTATCATTGCTACCGGCGACCCTTTTATATTATTTAAATATGCTTCTAATTTAAGTAAAGAATTCAATATTCCTTGGATAGCCGACTATCGCGATCCGTGGTCACAAAATAAAAAAAATAATTCTAATTTATTTAAAAAATGGAATCAATATTTTGAAAAAAAATATTTAAAAAATGTATCGTTAATTATTACAGTTTCTGATTTTGTTAAATATCAAATTTCAACTTTAATTACGAATAAATCTTTTGCTATTATTCCTAATGGTTACGATCCTGAAGCTGTTGCTAAAGTCAGTAGCATTAAACAAAGAACAGAATATTTTAGCATTGGTTTTGTAGGAACTATTTATCCTTGGCATCCTATACTACCCTTTTTAAAAGTAGTTTCAGCTTTCATTTCAGAGCATTCTCAAGCTCGCATAAAACTAAATTTTTACGGAATTAATATTGCCGATCAATTGAAAGATTGGATAAATAATCAAAATCCAAATTTAGTTCCATGTGTTACTTTATTCCCAAAAATACAAAATGAACAGTTGTTACCCATATTGGCAAAAGATAATGTAATGTTGTTATTTAATGATTATTCTATTATAGGCACCAAAATTTTTGATTATATTGGTATTAGACGATCCATATTATTGTGTTTTTCGTATGATTCAGAAGCTCAAAAACTTAAAGAAGAATATTATAATCTTGAAGAAGTAGAAGGTCTAAGTCACTTCATGCAAGAAGATTTGATTAAAGAAACCAATGCCGGCTATATTGTCGAAAACACCTCTCATTTAAAAGTTTTACTAACCCAATTATATGATGAATTTATAAAAACAGGTGAAATAAAATGTAATACAAAAAATATAGAGCTATACTCACGCAAAAAACAAACAGAGAAACTTGCTGAAATTGTTTGGAATCTTACGCTAACGAAAAATGAAGTACTGAATCGTTCAGAGGATAATAGAAAAGTGAGCAATTTACATCTTTCTTACCGCCAATGTACCCGTTGCGTTATGGATACTTCGGACCCCGAAATTACGTTTGATGAACACGGGTATTGCAATCATTGTACTACGTTTTTAAACGAAACCATTCATAAAATTAATACTTCGAACGATTTAACTAAGTTAGAACATATTATCAAAAAAATTAAAGAAAAGGGAAAGAACAAAAAATACGATTGTGTTTTAGGTATTAGTGGTGGGGTTGATAGTTGCTATACTGCTTATTTATTAAAAAAATATGGAGTTCGGGTTTTAGCTGTACATATGGACAATGGTTGGGATTCGGAAATCTCTGTAAAAAACATTAAAGATTTGCTCGATAAACTCGAAATGGACTACGAAAGCTATGTGCTCGATTGGAACGAGTTTCGCGATTTGCAATTAGCTTTTTTGAAAGCTTCGATACCCGAAATAGAAACACCCACCGATATAGCTATTTTAGCTATTTTACATAAGGTGGCGGCAAAACACGGTGTGAAATATATTGTGAGCGGTGGCAACTATGTCTCCGAAGGCATTTTGCCACGAATATGGCACTATAACGCTAAAGATATAAAATATCTTAAGTACATACATCGTCAGTTTGGTAAAGGTAAGTTAAAACGTTTTCCTTTATTTGGTTTTTGGCACGAAAGCTATTATAAGTTTGTTCGACAAATCAAAATAATATACTTATTGAACTATATCAATTACAATAAAGACGAGGCTCGAAAAATTTTAGAAAATGAATTTGGTTGGCGTCATTATGGAGGTAAGCATTATGAATCGAGAATTACAGCTTGGGTGCAATCGTATTTGTTGCCTGTAAAGTTTAATATCGATTATCGAAAAGCCACGTTCTCGTCGCTTATCTGTATGAATTTAATGACACGTGAAGAAGCTCTTGAATTACTTAAACAACCTACGTTTAAAATAGATGAAGTTGAAAACCTTAACGAGTATATCTGTAAAAAGTTTGAGATTAAACGAGAAGAATTGGACGAAATAATTAAAGCTCAGCCTCGCTGGTATTATCAATATCCCAATAATTATAAGATTTTAAACTATTGGTATAAGCTGTATCGAAAACTCTTTGTAAAATAA
- a CDS encoding glycosyltransferase: MKTLILLTDNYPITHGEFFIDDEMRVIADRFEKVIVVVKSQQSVNFNRYVPKNMIVYPVSDFVSFFDKVKALPKILSSFFMEEWRFAIKNYKLKPSVILFKLMYMDVVRALKVKKQLLDVLFKEAISQNKTIYYSYWNDYKALALSLMKAKNNSMVCVSRAHGWDVFFERHQPPYLPFKKFIVSNLDVTYSISEAGRKAFISLLGNEYNNKIAVSRLGKINHRLPIENKNHDGILICSCSHIIPLKRIHLIVELLAILNIKNLKWVHFGDGPLRNRLEELAQEKLQYVKYEFKGNVPNEEILDFYHKNYVDLFINLSESEGVPVSIMEALSAGIPVLATNVGGVCEVVNQKVGFLVPKGFKVDDVAKIIKNYLNLPDIEKQQYRENAYQFWKENFEAEKNYGEFVKKIFELCV, translated from the coding sequence ATGAAAACCCTTATTTTATTAACCGATAATTACCCAATTACTCACGGCGAATTTTTTATCGATGATGAGATGAGGGTTATTGCTGACCGATTTGAAAAAGTGATTGTAGTTGTAAAATCACAACAGAGCGTTAATTTTAATCGTTATGTGCCTAAAAATATGATAGTTTACCCTGTTAGTGATTTTGTATCTTTTTTTGATAAAGTAAAGGCACTTCCCAAAATACTTAGTTCATTTTTTATGGAAGAGTGGAGGTTTGCAATAAAAAATTACAAGCTAAAACCTTCGGTGATACTTTTTAAGTTGATGTATATGGATGTGGTAAGAGCCTTAAAAGTGAAAAAACAACTATTGGATGTATTATTTAAAGAAGCCATTTCCCAAAATAAAACCATTTATTATTCTTACTGGAACGACTATAAAGCTTTAGCCTTATCCTTAATGAAAGCAAAAAATAATTCAATGGTTTGTGTATCACGAGCTCACGGCTGGGATGTTTTTTTTGAAAGGCATCAACCGCCTTATTTGCCTTTTAAAAAGTTTATCGTCTCAAATTTAGATGTAACTTACTCCATATCTGAGGCCGGTCGTAAAGCGTTTATTTCGTTATTGGGGAATGAATATAATAATAAAATTGCGGTTTCACGTCTTGGAAAAATCAATCATCGTTTACCCATTGAAAATAAAAATCACGATGGAATACTTATCTGCAGTTGCAGCCACATAATTCCATTAAAAAGAATTCATTTAATTGTAGAGTTGCTAGCCATACTAAATATAAAAAATTTGAAGTGGGTACATTTTGGAGATGGTCCACTTCGAAACAGGTTAGAAGAATTAGCCCAAGAAAAACTTCAGTATGTAAAATATGAGTTCAAAGGCAATGTTCCCAATGAAGAAATTTTAGATTTTTATCATAAAAATTATGTGGATTTGTTTATCAATTTAAGCGAGTCGGAAGGAGTGCCAGTTAGCATTATGGAGGCTTTATCAGCAGGAATACCCGTTTTAGCCACTAACGTGGGGGGAGTTTGTGAAGTTGTTAATCAAAAAGTTGGTTTTTTGGTTCCCAAAGGTTTTAAGGTAGATGATGTGGCAAAAATTATAAAAAATTATTTAAATTTACCCGATATTGAAAAGCAGCAGTATAGAGAAAATGCTTACCAATTTTGGAAAGAAAATTTTGAAGCAGAAAAGAATTATGGTGAGTTTGTGAAAAAAATATTTGAATTATGTGTTTAA